One Neodiprion pinetum isolate iyNeoPine1 chromosome 1, iyNeoPine1.2, whole genome shotgun sequence genomic window carries:
- the LOC124224895 gene encoding sex peptide receptor has translation MDKLSETNVWADEPTTWGIMMYSIVVPVISVLGVIGNTLILAVLSRKSLKASMYTYLAVLAGADLVTCALLVFSGLARGLFWGQSGWTEFDAFVHLPVGSVSSNIAVWAAVCVTLDRLILISGPPKWKPPKFCSDAVARKVMIFSGLCAILFNIPYCFIYTYNEKGELTTTEFFSSRYYNIQNWFQLVAFGLVPAVFLLVGNAAMCVAVRRIMKQRQMLLQRKFTREGNCLQDQARLTITLVGIVFMFLVGEVPTHLASRRSAVSILYGGDATKIDENFLEHFRIVATLLNAISSSANFVLYCLLSPQFLMNLKILIRSQKTLDQREQKVRIATIDLYANDSRDRPTNNSPRCRSAMF, from the exons ATGGATAAGCTGAGCGAAACCAACGTCTGGGCCGATGAGCCGACGACATGGGGCATCATGATGTACAGCATCGTTGTTCCCGTTATTTCCGTTCTCGGTGTTATCGGGAATACTCTCATCTTGGCCGTTCTCAGCCGAAAGAGTCTGAAGGCTTCGATGTACACCTATCTAGCTG TGCTGGCGGGTGCTGATCTCGTCACATGTGCATTGCTGGTATTCTCGGGATTGGCAAGAGGACTTTTCTGGGGACAGTCGGGATGGACGGAGTTCGACGCTTTTGTTCACCTTCCCGTCGGCTCCGTGTCTTCGAACATCGCAGTTTGGGCAGCAGTTTGCGTCACGCTAGACAGACTGATCCTTATATCAGG GCCACCGAAATGGAAGCCTCCCAAGTTTTGCAGTGATGCCGTTGCTCGTAAGGTCATGATATTCTCCGGATTGTGTGCCATTCTTTTCAACATCCCTTACTGTTTCATCTACACGTACAACGAAAAGGGTGAGCTGACTACAACGGAATTCTTCAGTTCACG GTACTACAACATTCAAAATTGGTTCCAGCTGGTGGCATTCGGTTTGGTTCCGGCGGTATTCTTACTTGTAGGCAACGCAGCGATGTGCGTTGCTGTTCGCAGAATTATGAAACAGCGACAGATGCTGCTTCAGCGAAAATTCACTCGCGAAGGAAATTGCCTGCAG GACCAAGCCAGACTAACGATTACCCTTGTCGGCATAGTCTTCATGTTTCTCGTGGGCGAGGTCCCCACCCATCTAGCATCAAGACGAAGCGCGGTATCAATTTTGTATGGTGGCGACGCAACAAAAatcgacgaaaattttttggaaca CTTCAGAATAGTCGCCACGCTATTGAACGCGATATCTAGTTCAGCAAATTTTGTCCTCTACTGCCTCCTGAGTCCGCAGTTTTTAATGAATCTCAAGATTTTGATTAGGAGTCAAAAAACACTGGACCAGCGGGAGCAAAAAGTAAGAATAGCTACGATTGACTTGTATGCCAACGATAGCAGGGATCGTCCGACGAACAATTCGCCACGATGCAGAAGCGCCATGTTTTGA